The genome window TGAAGGTACATGCTGTCAAGCAGGGAAGCAGATGCTGGGGATCGTCaccgtctctctgctctgtgctttaAGCAGCTCAGCGTTGGCAGTCAGAGCTTCACAGGCTGTCGACAGAGCAGCTTCTAATTGGTCGGCTCAGTCTCCTCatcccatccacacacactcacacacacacactctctctctgtctctctctgtctttctctgccttgACTGACGGTGTGTTTCCTCCAATCCCTGCAGGGCCATGTGAGGCGAGGAACCAATAGCATGTCGGGGAGGGCAGAGCTGGGCGCCGTCGGCCAGCTCCAGGCAGAGATGCTGCATTTGGAACTCATCGACGGCGCTGACAGTTACCGCGGTGATAAAGAGTCCTCGAAGGCATCCGCCATCGCACCCCCGCCGGTCATCAAGGACCCTGCAGCACCTGTTACCATGGATACCTACCGGCCCAAGAGACCCACGACCCTTAACCTCTTCCCGATTGTGCCGCGCACACAGGTAGAGCCTGAATTAAcctcattcaaaacacacacacacacacacacacagtttgtggcAGATGACAGTGTGCTGATCAGATTgatctgcaggagaggagagttTCAGTGAAGAAGATTTCatcatccgtctgtctgtgtgtctaccCGTCTGggttcctcctcacacacaaatatgactctaaaaaatgtaaaaccaatTGACAACCTGCGTGACATCACCGTTGGATTCACTACAATTGTTTCTGTGATAGGATGTGTTTGCTGGATGGAACAATAGCCTCAATTGtcaagacacagagacactgagatTTTTTCTCCTTGGTGCCCGTCTCTGTTTGAGTTTGAATGCTGCTCGAGCtcgtgactgtgtgtctgttgcagTGCTTCagtctttgtgaggaccagcgTCAGATTTGAGCCTCAAGAGGGACGAAATTTTGTCTTCAGATGGCTGTTTGAGGGTTATTTTTATGTGTATGGTCCGAATTGAGTTTATGTTAGTATTAGATTATCAGGAGTATAAATAAGGGTCCTCAGAAGCATAGACAGAaagacatgagtgtgtgtgtttggatgaggACGTGAGTATTCATCACTGCCTCATGTGTGTCCGTCCACCTCTTCATACAGCAGAGCTCTGGTCCATGTTTTCCTCCACCAAATGGACAATATTACAGGTTTGTGTCATTTGTAACTGCCCTCTAGAATGATACATAGAAGAGTTTTCTGGCCTGATGTCCACACCTGCAGGACAACATGGTGTCCATGCCTTCTGAAGACATTACAAATCACTGGAGAAGAGAAATCAGTCTCATGTGGACAACACTATAGTCAGGGTTTGGTCAAGTTTAGGCACATCGTGGTTAAAATGTCTACTTTGTTCGTGTCAGGGGAGATTTGTCACCTGACGctccagatggtttgttacacagaaccatctgggaagtcgtccATTAAAGCTGCTCGGAAAAAAGGCTTTCAGAAAAATagttggcaggtgattggatgaaccaccTGTCTATTAAGGCCAAATTTCAACCAATCAGACCAAAGAACTCTTTGACGAAGCCAGTCGAGAGAGGAGCGAGATCTTTTCTGTGGAGAAAGGCCTTCAGTGCTGTTCTTTGCTTCTCTTTCAATGATGAAATACTCTCCAGGTCTAAAATAACTGATAGCAGTATCTATGCTAAACTCTTTATGAGCCGCcatttttgattaaaaaaaaaacagtcacgCTTTTGTCACACCTAATCCTGTAGCTACCAGTAGTTCCACACTGGACGCCGATTGGTCTGAACAACTGTGCTTCGGCCACAAGCTCATAACTTGAATCCTGGTGTGATCTTGTGTGATCACATGATCTTGCGAGTCCAGCTGCCTTGCAAAGTAAGAAGCTTTCTTGTCATGGTTAGGAGACGATCGTGGTCATGAAAAACAATGTTGCTACTGATTTGAAATGGGAAATGAACAGCAGTCTCCACCCGGACCTCCTCCCTAGAGTGACTTTCTCACTCTATAGCATCAACTTTCCTGATTTCCTCTCATCATAATTGCTGCAGCCGTTAGTCAGCTTTTGGCCACTCGTTCTGAGTCAGTTCCCAAGGTCTTACCCAGCAAAATACACCTCATgtgcacaaaatgacaaaagtcaTTGTCCTGTCCTGTAAAATAGGTCAAAGAATAATTCAAGTTTAATGTTTATCATGATAATATTGTATTCAACAAAGTAATCACATGAGATCTCCAAGACAGAGTCGAGCATAGCAGAGAATCTGAACCGTTAGCTGTGATTGCTAATAAGtcagcaaacatttgctgacacattcagcagacgCAGAGCAACGTTAGCAGTATTTTGGAGTCGagtgtccacctgatgaatgcagGACTAATGCTCACTCTCAGGCCTGGCTTggcctccaccaactcctgggacgaatatctggctctttagctgcaaGATGTTccacttccagcagcagcagctagtCGCCCGCCTTGGCAtttggtgctggtggtggtgtgcAGACGGTTTATCTTTTTACAccaaagcagctgcctgctgctgccaaaAAGGAGTTTAATGAGAGAAAATCATACCAGAAAtatgctgtaaaaccaaaactataTGCTAAAGGAAGCTTAAAAGCTCTGTAGAGCAGCACAGCTGGTGATAGTTGAGTTCATCGCTGTGACTGACCCTTTGATGTTCGGGCATGTTTTATAAACTTCATACCCATTTATGTACTTAAATTTCCAGAACGGATCCTCTTTGATGCCTGCCAGGTTCAGTCGAAGTGTAGATGCCTTTATGCTGATACTCTTGTTATGTAACATATAAAGTAATGTGTATGTTAGTGACTTTTCCTGTGACTCtaatgcacacacgcacacacacacacacacacactcacacacacacactcactctacCATGCAGGCTGTCAACATGATCAACCAAGCAGCTCTATATTGGTCTGTGCTTTGTTCTTTGCCCAGTTTCTGTGGGGTGGAAACAAGCCTAatgttctctctgctgtgcctttgttctgtgtgtgtgtgtgtgtgtgtctgtgtgtgtgtctccttgtgtgtgtatgtgtgtgagagagcttGTTTTTCCATCAGAAGCCCACTCATGGTGCAGGGTCTCAAAACTTTGTGGGGACCAAAATGCTAAaccccataatgtaaatcattcagtTTAAAGGTGACAGCCTGCGtcaaggttagggttagggttagggttagggttagggttagggttgggtaAGTGGTGGTTATGGTGAGGGTAAGTCTACAGGAAAGGAATGAACTGAAGTCTATGTAATGCCCCCACAAGTGAtggaaagaaatgtgtgtgtgtttgtgtgtgtgtgtgggtgggtgggtgcgTGTTTGAGCTGTCAGAACTGTAAAGTATAAAGGAAATAATTGCTCTGAATCATTTTTCCTCCTGAGAAGTCTTCCTGTCTCCTGGGACTTTGCCCACCAGCTTCATACGTGAgcgagaagaaagaaaaacatgaatcaaAACCTGACTTGAAATATTTCGGCTTTAATAGGCGACGGTTTCCTGAACGTGGCCTTTGCATGAACTGTGAAGACATGAAGCGACAAAGCGCATCTCGTTAACACAACAcccatcagcagcagatctTGGAGTCGTTTTCTGGACTTTAATGCATTTGTGTAGCTTGGTCATATTCATGGATAGTGCCTGGCTGTAATGAATTTGTCTGTTTAATGTGAGGGTCGAGTTTTATGCTTCGCGTTAAGACCTTCATCTATAAATCATTACCTTTAATTTTCCAGTCAGGCTCGAAAGCTCAAGCTACCTGCACTACCTGCTGATCAGAGAAGTAATCTGCGCAGTGGTGGCATGGTGGcaacactgtggcctcacagctagaaggtcccgggttcgattctcgctgcgggcaccgggggcgtgtcctccaccatgcctttgatgcttgctgctcgaggaaaaaggggcctttctgtgtggagtttgcatgttctccccgtgttcacctggggtatcctccataaaaaaacccccactaaaaacatgcaagaagatcaccacctgaccaatggtgacaaaggaaactgggtccccgggcgccggttggatggcagcccaccgctcttggtctgccacggaggaacaAGGACCAAGATGGGTTAAATgtggaagataaatttcaccaattgcatggcatgtatgttgtgtgacaataaaggggattgtccctctgattcttcttcagTGAACTGCTGAGAAACGTTTCTGGACATTTGGCACATATGAAGTGAGGACAGCATCGAGATTAGAGTAATGAGCAAAACATGTCTTcattctgctgctcctcagatCAAATGCAGAGATTTGGAAGACCTTACAGCAACATAGCACCAGCACACCTATAACTGAGACATTGAGACACTCCAacagctccaccagctccagctgacagcagaaactgaggtTTAGTCAGGCGGTGCAGACGAAGctcagatgagatgagatagATGTGTGCCGATGATCTCCAGGCAGTTTTTCTGTGTacaataagagagagagagagagagagagagagagagagagagggagagagaggcagcggaCTGTGCGACTGTTTCCAGGTCAGTGGATCggtgaaaatgcaaaatatacaTTTAGCTCTGCATCATTTGGCAGTGAGTGACAGAGTTCTGTGGGTGAGCAGCTCTGAACACTGATCGCGGCTCGAGCAGCGAAGCTTTTAAAAGCGAATATTTTTAGATCAATAATCTGCTGAGCGCCGCCGTTTTGTGCCAGAGAATTACAAGGTGAAAAATCCCGTGAAGCCTCAAAGTGTGACCCAGAGCAGTTTACAAGGCTttgtatctgtatttgtatttgtataaaTATGCACAGTCTGACTTCCTGGTTCAGCATAAACGAGCCTGAGCGACAGCATTTTGTCAATAGaggaaagtctgttttttaagtacatgtagtgtgtgtgtgtgtgcgcgcgcgtgtgtgtgtgtgttgccctcagccaaacagctgacagtcatGTGTTATCAGAGCCACTTCCATGTGgttattaatacacacacacacacacacacacacacacacacacacacacacggtgtgtGAGTCACTTCCCTGAGCAGTGatctttctgtcactgtgatgaaACGAGCCTCTGCTCCTCGGATCGATGCCGCTGTCTCCCACCTGCTGATTCACTCGTTACCACGGCAACAGCTCCGTCTCCTCCCGGTACACGTAGACGGGGGGGTGAGTCATGACGCGTGGTGGTGGGTGGacggaggcggaggaggaggaggaggacgcgGTCTTATTTTGGACGACACGTCGCCGTCACAGGAGTTTCCAGTCCTCAGTCGTCTGCTGAAACCTCCCTTTTCCATCGCTGTGTCTCTCGTCTCTGCATCAAACTTCAGTACTCTGCCAACTGAAAAGTGCCTTCAAATGTTGGCCAGATTTGTGTCCACCTGGGGAATCTAAGCCCAATATTTACTCTCCTCTAGCTCTGTCTTTGTCACCACTGACTCCTGAGAGAggtggctcttcagctgctcagtgcaCCTCTACTTTCAGCTCATACCAGCTCGTCACTGACTTTGTTAGGGTGTTATTAACTGAGGGTTTTTAGAGATATTCGCTGAAAAGGGCCGTCTGCCGCAGCCGTGAGTGGActaaaacagtgaagttgttgGTCAGACAGCTAAAAATGAGCTTAAACTCGCTATACAGCTCTTCAagggagctgcagatttggGTGATAAGATAAGCCTTTTTCATCTGTTAATACAGATATTGTTTTGCCATTACCGAAACTCATGTACCAAGGCTTGAATCATTTCAGATGATGCCAACCTTTGTCTTATCTGTCTTTCTCGTGGCCCTAAATGTGACTTTTCAGAGCATTTTGAAGAATAGATATAAAAATCAAACAGTAGCTTAACACCAGGCTGAGACGGAGGCTTTCACTGCCCTCTCTGGCTTCCACATCTGTTGCACCTCTGACTGGGTGTGGTCAGACGTGCACCTGTAACCAcgcccagcagtgatgtcactgtgtccTGACCACGCCCTGCAGTGCTCCCTGACATCACTGCAGCGAGGTGAGACGTTTCCAGCTGGTGTTaagctgctctttaaatgacattattCACTGATTCCACTGTTTTGATTCAGACGATACTCATCTGTCGTCTTTTCCTTGAAAACAGTCGGACTTTTTGGGGggtttctcatttttatttctaaaaaagaagaagagagattCAGTGCTCTTAAGTTTTTTTGTGTGAACTTACCTTTtaagtgaaaaaaggaaaaaggctCTTGAGAAGTATCATCATGGTTTCAGGAAAAGGCTGCCTCTCATCAACAACTCCCCAAAAAACAGCCTAAAGACccccgtctgtgtgtgtgtgtgtgtgtgtgtgtgttcccactAGCTTCTGTAAAAGGCCTGGTTCCCTTTAAATGCACACCACGGAGCACAGACAAAAGAATCCCTGCTCATTCAACAGAAtaaaagctttgtgtgtgtgtgtgtgtgtgtgtgtgtgtgtgtgtgtgtgagtgagtaagagagagagagggatagacAAAAAGTTGTGTACATTGAGGGTGAGGATCCAGAACTCGGTGAccaaacctctctctctctctctctctctctctctctctctctctctctctccctctctctccacttccttcttcttctcctcttcttctgcatcaTTTCCACAGGACACTCTGAACAACAACTCCTTTGGAAAGAAGTACAGTTGGCAGGAGAAGGTTTCGGGCTCGTCCTCGCCTCTTAAAACAGGTGAGCTCTCCTTTCCCACAGATGAGCAGCTGATGTTTTATTGTAAGCGTCTGATTTGCCTGTTGTCTCTCATCTTACTCCTCCTGGTgctacaaacacagcagctgaacgTCTGTGTGATTTACATGGAGTCTGGCAGGCTCTGATCCTCAGGGCACAGTGTTATGGCTTGGATTAACTACGCTGAGCTAAGTGTCGCTAGCTGAGgcaatgctgctgtgtgtgtgtgtgtgttagccagTTTGGGGCTTAGCTAGCTGGGAGCTGTCATAGCTCATTGCTACAACTCTTTTCAGAGCACCATGTGAGGCGAGTAACCAAACTGACTGGCAGCAACTCACCACTGTTGGAAAAAGTGATACGGTGTATTGATTTTTATGTTGATTGAAAGAGAAAAACCTTCAAAAATCAGGATAAATCAGCTTTCTTTTGATGCTTCAATCAAGCCATGGTGGCAGAATGAGAGTTTTTACTCTTAGCTGTTTTTACTGGTTGTAATATGTGGCTCTGAATCAGATCCGCTGAAATGATTATAGACTTAATTGTGGATTGTATTTAGACTCACTGCCAGCGATGGTGGCTTTGCAAAACCAGAATTACAACTGGGAGCCTGATTTGTCCATGTGGCCCGTCACAGTTACAGTCGAGGCTATGCTGGAATGATCTGGGAAAGCGAATAGCGTCGATGACCAGTGCTGCTCAATTAAACCAAAAACAGTTGAAGCTTTGACATGAAGAAAAGCTTTGAACTTTTTTACTTTTCCTCAGCACCAAActgaaacatgaagaaaaactgaGATGAAAAGCTGTGTTTCTTGATGTAAAAGTTCAAGGAAAATGCtgtattatttatatatttaaacaTTTGATCTTCATAAGATTAAACTTTGCTGATATGCTCAACCTCCACATGTGAAGGCGTGGTGGTGTGAATCAGGCTCATTATTGGCTGAGCAAACGTTTTTACTTCGAATGGTGAGACGGATGATGTGCAGTATTGAGATTCTTATGAAAACAGCATCGTTTTTACACACAGTAAGAGAGCGTGTGATAAAACCTGCAGATTTATTCAATCCATTCATATGCAAACTAGTAAATGACATCAAATGGCCTCACAAGCACCAGAGACTCATTTTGAGTTAAGAGAAGTTTGTTTTAAGGTGAGTGTCTTAGAAAATTCTGCTAAATTTGAATTGCAAATCAAAGTGACTCAGTGCAGAACAAGTGTGTGCAGCCCCACGAGGagtttctgcttttcctttcaaaaatgacaacagGGTTCACTTTTGTTAAATATCAACAGTCATGAAGTAGCAATTTCATAGAATACAATATCTTTCCCGCAGAGAAGATTGTCTGTCTCAGTATTGTCCTGAATTGCTCGGTAACAGTTTGTTTGAACACACATGTggtttgctgtgctgtttccaCATATCATGCTGCATCATCCGCAGTGAAAACATCATGCCTGGATTTTCTGGCAGTGGATTATGACATAACGCATCAATCACCTTTTTCTGGCTGCGCTCTGATTTTGATGAGTAATGGGGATTTAGCTGCGTAATCCTGACATCCGTTACCTAACATTTctacttttctctcttcctgttcttgCTTTGCTTGATCTGTCCGTGCATTCGCTGCCATGTCTGCCTCTGTGCCTGTTTGCCGGTCATGTCTGAATTTCTGCATCATGCATATTTACTCTGTGCGTCCGGCCtctgtgcgtgcttgtgtgtgtgcgtgtgtgtttgcgcgaCTGTGTGCGTGCTGTTTGCGTCTGCTGTCCCTCCAGGTGAGCTCACCCCTCCGCGTGAGCACAGCTGTCTGAGCGACGAGGACAAGGTGCAGGGCGGGGGAGCGCAGACCAAAGATCGCGGGACCTCCACCGACGCCCCCTGCAGACACGGCCACACCTCCGGACACTCGCACGGCTCGTCTACGGCGGCTGCGACGCGCTCCAAGCTTCAGGAGAAGCCTCCTGCTCCGCCGCCACCGCAGAACTACACACCAGCTCCTCTGTACCCGGCGGGGAAGGCGGATGGAGGTGGGCACCGGGAGAGGATCCGCTACCACACGGATGTTCATCTAGAGCCCACAGAGGAGATCTACCTGACTCCCGTGCAGCGCTCTGCAGACCCCCTGGAACCCCCTAACGTGCAGGACCGGCCTTTCCTCTCGCAGCAGACTGAGCAGGGCCGCATGTCCATCAGCTCGGACACAGAGGGCCCGCCTCCTTACCAGCCCCTCCCAGACCGGACAAACCCCTCCATCTATGAGGAGGACGAGGTCTACATCCCCCCGCCTTCATATGCTTCCTGTGTAGAGTCCCTCATCACGCCGCCCAGCATGGCTCTCTCATCTCGCTCCTCTCTGACGCTGGACCTCAGTCTGAAGGGGGCGGGAACGGGGGCCGGGGTCATGCTGAGAGCTGGGTCATCGGTGGAGTATGTGGATGCCACAGATGAAAGCTACTGTGGGGAGGACGAGGATGTGGACAGAATAATAATGGACGGAAAGATGAGGAAGGGGGGAGGAAAGGGGGATGGCGGTGGCGGCAGAGTCCCACCAAGGACTTCCATGAGCTCGGAGGCCAGCGGGCTTTCGTATGACTCGGTCAAATACACGCTGGTGGTGGACGAGCACGCTCAGCTAGAGCTGGTCAGTCTCCGGCAGTGTTACCAAGGCTACAGCGACGACAGCGACTCGGCCACCGTCTACGACAACTGCGTCTCCTCTCCCTACGAGTCAGCCATCGGGGAGGAGTacgaggaggaagacgaggaggaggaggaggatgaggacggCGCTCGGAtaggaggagtgaggagagaggccaCGGCTTGTCTGTCTGAAGACTCCACTCCAGAGGTCGACCTGCACTTCTCCAAGAAGTTCCTCAATGTCTTCATGAATGGACGCTCGCGCTCCTCCAGTAAGTCACTGATGATACCGTGAGTTTTTACCAAATATGCCACATTCAGTACATGTAGGGGTTGTTTTTATACTCTATTTAAATCAGGCTTTTCTATTCCCAGTTTGTGTCAGCTGGAAGTCTCTGCGCTGTCTGAAAAGATGCATGCTCTGGCATAAACAAAATTCCTGCTTCTGggtttttcatttgaatatgCACATTAACCATTATCACATAAGGTAAAGGTGAGCATATGTGaaagcaaaaaataatttcatgcGTGCAGACTGTCGTGTTTAGAGCTGGACAGTAATTAAATATCACACTGATAAGCCACAGCATTAAAAACCTCCAGCCTAATGGTGTGCAGATCCCCCTCATGCTGCCAAAACAGCTCTGGCTCATGGAGGCATGGGGGCTCTGGGGGTGTCTGGCAGCCGATCCTCTGGGTCCTGTGGGTTGAGGGGTTGGGCCTCTGTGGATCAGGCTAGTTCCGGCCTCTTGAGCCATTTCTCAGCTGTTTTTGCATTGTGGCAGGGGCACACTGTTCtgctggaggaggctgctgcCGTATGGGAGTGTTCATTTGGTTTCCCAGCAGAACAGAGACGATCAGTGTTACTCACCTCACCTGTCAGTGGTTTTAATGCTGTGGCTGATTGATGTGTAATCAGAAATATGGACAATTGTGGTcaaatataaaagaaatacTAAGTATTTGATAAATATATGTAAGTTATAGCCAATAACCTCAGTGGTGATTGTGTAGGAGGCACAGAGGTGATGATGGAGTGCCAGCAGTATattatgtgcatgtgcagaaaACAGTATGATGTAGTGCAGAATAATATAACAGAGAGCTGTACAGTGCATGACAGTAAATGATCCTTAACCAGCGTCTCAGTGGTAAATGTCCATAGTGAAAACTTCAGATGTTTGAATGTATAATTCTACCCAAACTGgaatattttgttatttatttatttttagtgcatttttaattgaatacattttaatttcaaaacTAACAAAATGCATAATTGaagtttttctttaatttttattgtctgtatcAAGTTTTGTCTGACACCATGCAAAAAAAGACGTTTGCAAAGCGTCTTTGCGTTGGACATTACTCTGAGTTGTTCAaaagacatactgtatgcaaaGACATGCAAACTAAGACGCTCCTCCTTGTTTACATAGGATCTGATCCATCTTGCTTTGGTACAGCTTCTTTTAACATCAGCGTTTAATTCTTCATCCATTTGTCTCAGAGACTCGATAGATTTTGAGGGTGTGGATTTTTGTGAAACAACCAGGAAGCTGATCAGCACATCAGGCTGTTGTACTGCGTGCTTCCCtttaaacacagaggagcacagcagTGAATGCTGTCTAGCCGAATTGGCAGCGTGGTGGAAAAGGCTTAAAGCGATGTGGCTGATGAAGCAAAGCCACAGAGATATTCAGGAGCTGGAATATTCCCGTGCAGCACAGATCATCACCCACATGACATGTAACTCTGGGTGTTGGGACTGTCTGTCCGCACTGAGCTGGATAAAACTTTGTGATGGTGACCAAAGATTTTCGAGTAACTTTCATCCAAAGACATGAAGGCACTATTTCTTATTGAAATATCAGGTAGAATCGCATCTGAAACTGgtataaaaagcttgttttGTTACTCCTGTGGCTTGAAGATTAAACAGTTTGAACATGTGATTTACATGAAAGTTGTTCTAATTTAGGCCACATTACCCAGCTCAGCTTGTAAGTGTTGAATATGAAAGCTGCAGTCTTTGCTGCTTTGTTGATATCGTTATCAGTACTGTGACAGCAGCACGTTCAGGGCAGGCACCCAGCTGGACATTCACATGGCCTGCTGGGCGGAGCGACACTCAGCCAAAAGCAGCTTGCGCTTTCCTGGATTTGCCTCCAAACCAGTCAcacattgaaaaacaaatttttgGCGTCTTGGCATTAAAACAATGGAGAGCGTGTTTGGAAAgactgaggaggaaaataagCAAGGCAGCGACTGGCTTTATGCAgtatatttttctgtatttgtgttaagCTGAATCGGCTAAACATTTGTCACCACTGTGTGTAGTTTGGCTGCTTCGTCGTGAAAGTCTTCAGGATTGGACGGCACTGTTGACTTCTTCAGCCTTCAGCTTCTCGTCAGAAAGGGCGAACTGACGGCAAGATGTGAAATATTCTACATACACTTAAACTGATCCTTTTTTTAGGTggttaaaatatgttttgctgCCACCCCGTTCACAGCAGTACATTGTGTAGCTTCCTCCTGCTGCAACAGGCGGCGTGCTGATCGCCATCGACTGCCATCTACCAAATCAACCAGGAGGGAAATCTTGAGGCTTAGATGTAAGATTT of Chaetodon auriga isolate fChaAug3 chromosome 1, fChaAug3.hap1, whole genome shotgun sequence contains these proteins:
- the mapk8ip1b gene encoding C-Jun-amino-terminal kinase-interacting protein 1 isoform X2; the protein is MADREKRKASPPSGRSIQVKSPTSFRLTHDISLDEFEDDDLSEITEITDECGMSLNCNGPDIKGHVRRGTNSMSGRAELGAVGQLQAEMLHLELIDGADSYRGDKESSKASAIAPPPVIKDPAAPVTMDTYRPKRPTTLNLFPIVPRTQDTLNNNSFGKKYSWQEKVSGSSSPLKTGELTPPREHSCLSDEDKVQGGGAQTKDRGTSTDAPCRHGHTSGHSHGSSTAAATRSKLQEKPPAPPPPQNYTPAPLYPAGKADGGGHRERIRYHTDVHLEPTEEIYLTPVQRSADPLEPPNVQDRPFLSQQTEQGRMSISSDTEGPPPYQPLPDRTNPSIYEEDEVYIPPPSYASCVESLITPPSMALSSRSSLTLDLSLKGAGTGAGVMLRAGSSVEYVDATDESYCGEDEDVDRIIMDGKMRKGGGKGDGGGGRVPPRTSMSSEASGLSYDSVKYTLVVDEHAQLELVSLRQCYQGYSDDSDSATVYDNCVSSPYESAIGEEYEEEDEEEEEDEDGARIGGVRREATACLSEDSTPEVDLHFSKKFLNVFMNGRSRSSSAESFGLYSCIINGEEKDQSHRAVYRFVPRHDDELELEVDDPLLVEIQSEDYWYEGYNMRTGARGIFPAYYAIEVTKDPDSYKVKSSEWMDRYRLKFLGSVQVPFHKGNDVLCAAMQKIATNRRMTVKYNPPSSCILEISVKGIKLSVQEDFYACDRSNQCNHFFQLKNVSFCGYHPKNSKYFGFITKHPADQRFACHVFVSENSTKPLAESVGKAFQLYYKEFVEVSCPTEDIYLE
- the mapk8ip1b gene encoding C-Jun-amino-terminal kinase-interacting protein 1 isoform X1 yields the protein MADREKRKASPPSGRSIQVKSPTSFRLTHDISLDEFEDDDLSEITEITDECGMSLNCNGPDIKGHVRRGTNSMSGRAELGAVGQLQAEMLHLELIDGADSYRGDKESSKASAIAPPPVIKDPAAPVTMDTYRPKRPTTLNLFPIVPRTQDTLNNNSFGKKYSWQEKVSGSSSPLKTGELTPPREHSCLSDEDKVQGGGAQTKDRGTSTDAPCRHGHTSGHSHGSSTAAATRSKLQEKPPAPPPPQNYTPAPLYPAGKADGGGHRERIRYHTDVHLEPTEEIYLTPVQRSADPLEPPNVQDRPFLSQQTEQGRMSISSDTEGPPPYQPLPDRTNPSIYEEDEVYIPPPSYASCVESLITPPSMALSSRSSLTLDLSLKGAGTGAGVMLRAGSSVEYVDATDESYCGEDEDVDRIIMDGKMRKGGGKGDGGGGRVPPRTSMSSEASGLSYDSVKYTLVVDEHAQLELVSLRQCYQGYSDDSDSATVYDNCVSSPYESAIGEEYEEEDEEEEEDEDGARIGGVRREATACLSEDSTPEVDLHFSKKFLNVFMNGRSRSSSAESFGLYSCIINGEEKDQSHRAVYRFVPRHDDELELEVDDPLLVEIQSEDYWYEGYNMRTGARGIFPAYYAIEVTKDPDSYKAVKSSEWMDRYRLKFLGSVQVPFHKGNDVLCAAMQKIATNRRMTVKYNPPSSCILEISVKGIKLSVQEDFYACDRSNQCNHFFQLKNVSFCGYHPKNSKYFGFITKHPADQRFACHVFVSENSTKPLAESVGKAFQLYYKEFVEVSCPTEDIYLE
- the mapk8ip1b gene encoding C-Jun-amino-terminal kinase-interacting protein 1 isoform X3, which translates into the protein MSLNCNGPDIKGHVRRGTNSMSGRAELGAVGQLQAEMLHLELIDGADSYRGDKESSKASAIAPPPVIKDPAAPVTMDTYRPKRPTTLNLFPIVPRTQDTLNNNSFGKKYSWQEKVSGSSSPLKTGELTPPREHSCLSDEDKVQGGGAQTKDRGTSTDAPCRHGHTSGHSHGSSTAAATRSKLQEKPPAPPPPQNYTPAPLYPAGKADGGGHRERIRYHTDVHLEPTEEIYLTPVQRSADPLEPPNVQDRPFLSQQTEQGRMSISSDTEGPPPYQPLPDRTNPSIYEEDEVYIPPPSYASCVESLITPPSMALSSRSSLTLDLSLKGAGTGAGVMLRAGSSVEYVDATDESYCGEDEDVDRIIMDGKMRKGGGKGDGGGGRVPPRTSMSSEASGLSYDSVKYTLVVDEHAQLELVSLRQCYQGYSDDSDSATVYDNCVSSPYESAIGEEYEEEDEEEEEDEDGARIGGVRREATACLSEDSTPEVDLHFSKKFLNVFMNGRSRSSSAESFGLYSCIINGEEKDQSHRAVYRFVPRHDDELELEVDDPLLVEIQSEDYWYEGYNMRTGARGIFPAYYAIEVTKDPDSYKAVKSSEWMDRYRLKFLGSVQVPFHKGNDVLCAAMQKIATNRRMTVKYNPPSSCILEISVKGIKLSVQEDFYACDRSNQCNHFFQLKNVSFCGYHPKNSKYFGFITKHPADQRFACHVFVSENSTKPLAESVGKAFQLYYKEFVEVSCPTEDIYLE
- the mapk8ip1b gene encoding C-Jun-amino-terminal kinase-interacting protein 1 isoform X4 codes for the protein MDSGGEGEEGWMEDQWEKWLTHDISLDEFEDDDLSEITEITDECGMSLNCNGPDIKGHVRRGTNSMSGRAELGAVGQLQAEMLHLELIDGADSYRGDKESSKASAIAPPPVIKDPAAPVTMDTYRPKRPTTLNLFPIVPRTQDTLNNNSFGKKYSWQEKVSGSSSPLKTGELTPPREHSCLSDEDKVQGGGAQTKDRGTSTDAPCRHGHTSGHSHGSSTAAATRSKLQEKPPAPPPPQNYTPAPLYPAGKADGGGHRERIRYHTDVHLEPTEEIYLTPVQRSADPLEPPNVQDRPFLSQQTEQGRMSISSDTEGPPPYQPLPDRTNPSIYEEDEVYIPPPSYASCVESLITPPSMALSSRSSLTLDLSLKGAGTGAGVMLRAGSSVEYVDATDESYCGEDEDVDRIIMDGKMRKGGGKGDGGGGRVPPRTSMSSEASGLSYDSVKYTLVVDEHAQLELVSLRQCYQGYSDDSDSATVYDNCVSSPYESAIGEEYEEEDEEEEEDEDGARIGGVRREATACLSEDSTPEVDLHFSKKFLNVFMNGRSRSSSAESFGLYSCIINGEEKDQSHRAVYRFVPRHDDELELEVDDPLLVEIQSEDYWYEGYNMRTGARGIFPAYYAIEVTKDPDSYKAVKSSEWMDRYRLKFLGSVQVPFHKGNDVLCAAMQKIATNRRMTVKYNPPSSCILEISVKGIKLSVQEDFYACDRSNQCNHFFQLKNVSFCGYHPKNSKYFGFITKHPADQRFACHVFVSENSTKPLAESVGKAFQLYYKEFVEVSCPTEDIYLE